In Streptomyces durocortorensis, a genomic segment contains:
- a CDS encoding M16 family metallopeptidase, with the protein MTRASTATVSPTVLPTALSPASSTASPTALSTVLPTGLRVLAAHAPGAPLAELRLVIPYARTEPGLAAAQELLAACLGTGSRDRTRQEIADRAADLGAEFSTVVTAESLILSVSVLAPGLPGALDLLAELLLRPRYEEGEVALAQRRAAAAPRAPAPRVRLRRAALAHGFGPHPLSSESGGTAPLLDVVSLLPDDLLALHARAVVPGGSSLVVLAGEEPDTVLRMADERLAPWSGGPSGLMLPPFAHLAPRPGRVSLTETETEKGRGTGTRSGADEGARGDETAGEQALVLTVGPAVPTADPLHAPFHLAQLLLGGYASARLARQVRDRHGLAYAVSARLRENGAGSWLEIECAGAPGGAGRLADEVTRCLRELAEEGPSRTEVDRARAYATGFTRFALATRAEEASALAGFAAAGLEPDWLESYRDRVAAVTPEQVAEAAACHLAPDRAVVATYEPGPGGAPTVDHEPSAFAPVSTPAPPSAPAPAHASCTAPAAQLDHPTPYELPDQKGAHR; encoded by the coding sequence ATGACCCGGGCCAGCACCGCCACCGTTTCGCCCACCGTCTTGCCCACGGCCCTGTCCCCAGCTTCGTCCACCGCTTCGCCCACGGCTCTGTCCACCGTGCTGCCCACCGGGCTGCGGGTTCTCGCGGCACACGCCCCCGGTGCTCCGCTCGCGGAACTCCGCCTCGTCATCCCGTACGCGCGCACCGAACCGGGTCTCGCCGCCGCCCAGGAGCTCCTTGCCGCCTGCCTCGGAACGGGCAGCCGGGACCGTACCCGGCAGGAGATCGCCGACCGGGCCGCCGACCTCGGGGCGGAGTTCAGCACCGTCGTCACCGCTGAGTCCCTGATCCTCTCGGTCAGCGTGCTCGCCCCGGGCCTGCCCGGTGCGCTGGACCTGCTGGCCGAACTGCTGCTGCGCCCGAGGTACGAAGAGGGCGAAGTGGCCCTGGCCCAGCGCCGGGCGGCCGCCGCGCCACGTGCCCCCGCGCCCCGGGTCCGGCTGCGCCGCGCCGCGCTCGCGCACGGGTTCGGCCCGCACCCGCTGTCCTCGGAGTCCGGGGGCACGGCACCGCTCCTGGACGTCGTCTCCCTGCTTCCCGACGACCTCTTGGCTCTCCACGCGCGCGCCGTCGTGCCGGGCGGGTCGTCGCTGGTCGTCCTGGCGGGCGAGGAGCCGGACACCGTACTGCGCATGGCCGACGAGCGGCTCGCGCCCTGGTCGGGCGGCCCGTCGGGGCTCATGCTGCCGCCGTTCGCGCACCTGGCTCCGCGACCGGGCCGGGTGTCGCTCACGGAGACGGAGACGGAGAAGGGGAGGGGGACGGGGACGAGGAGCGGGGCCGACGAGGGAGCCCGTGGCGACGAAACCGCCGGGGAACAGGCCCTCGTCCTGACCGTCGGGCCCGCCGTCCCCACCGCCGATCCGCTCCACGCGCCCTTCCACCTCGCCCAGTTGCTGCTGGGCGGTTACGCGTCCGCCCGGCTCGCCCGGCAGGTGCGCGACCGGCACGGCCTCGCGTACGCCGTCTCCGCCCGCCTCCGTGAGAACGGGGCGGGCAGCTGGCTGGAGATCGAGTGCGCGGGAGCGCCGGGCGGCGCGGGCCGGCTCGCGGACGAGGTCACCCGGTGCCTCCGGGAACTCGCCGAGGAGGGCCCGTCCCGGACAGAGGTAGACCGCGCCCGCGCCTACGCGACCGGCTTCACCCGCTTCGCCCTGGCGACCCGGGCGGAGGAGGCGAGTGCGCTGGCGGGGTTCGCCGCGGCGGGCCTGGAGCCGGACTGGCTGGAGAGCTACCGGGACCGTGTCGCCGCCGTCACGCCCGAGCAGGTGGCGGAGGCGGCCGCGTGCCACCTGGCTCCGGACCGGGCCGTCGTGGCGACGTACGAGCCGGGCCCCGGGGGCGCGCCGACCGTCGACCACGAACCGAGCGCCTTTGCCCCTGTCTCTACTCCTGCCCCTCCCTCTGCTCCTGCCCCTGCCCACGCCTCTTGCACCGCCCCTGCTGCCCAGCTCGACCACCCCACCCCGTACGAACTCCCCGACCAGAAGGGTGCCCACCGGTGA
- a CDS encoding M16 family metallopeptidase has translation MSVLPGGLRVCVDAVPQYGRGLAAVALTVAAGGDDDPAGRHGTAHLVEHLMFPRSGPGDAGDLAGQGHAALIEGAGGVCNAETHRDHTVFHTTVPAELLPDVLTWEARRLLGFAPTEDVIRTETAVIGEEIRGAGAAGRYWESALGALYPGSRDSFGTAAELAGITAGEAERFFRAHYTAPRMVLSVVGDVDPARVTAAVHEVFDGVGVPGALGVQGAQGVLEAPGTPEVPDVSGALGAQRVAGVSGALEETRASGPVPASRQEIRTASLSAAGPGVAVGHRLPDLVTDRPAYLAQAVLAQVLGRSRLPALARSARDGHRLTSATVTCGYHGQWLASAAPDLTLAVLGRAAGTGVDAAMDVWRSVLRSVADRPLSETEHRRAVNSLLVAWHRQADSLPTRAVALGRDALLLPGSAGPDALPAELRRTTPAEVSAAARALLEGPTTVTELVPQEGIAG, from the coding sequence GTGTCCGTGCTCCCCGGCGGGCTGCGCGTGTGCGTCGATGCGGTCCCGCAGTACGGGCGCGGCCTGGCAGCCGTCGCGCTCACCGTGGCGGCGGGGGGCGACGACGACCCGGCGGGACGCCACGGTACGGCGCATCTCGTCGAGCACCTGATGTTCCCCCGGTCGGGCCCGGGGGACGCCGGTGACCTCGCCGGGCAGGGGCACGCCGCGCTGATCGAGGGCGCGGGCGGGGTCTGCAACGCCGAGACCCACCGCGACCACACGGTCTTCCACACCACCGTCCCCGCCGAGCTGCTGCCCGACGTCCTGACGTGGGAGGCCCGGCGCCTGCTCGGCTTCGCGCCGACGGAGGACGTGATCCGCACCGAAACCGCCGTCATCGGGGAGGAGATCCGCGGTGCGGGGGCCGCCGGACGGTACTGGGAATCGGCGCTGGGCGCTCTGTACCCGGGCAGCAGGGACAGTTTCGGTACGGCGGCCGAGCTCGCGGGCATCACGGCCGGTGAGGCCGAACGCTTCTTCCGGGCGCACTACACGGCACCCCGGATGGTGTTGTCGGTCGTCGGGGACGTGGACCCCGCGCGCGTCACGGCGGCGGTGCACGAGGTGTTCGACGGGGTGGGGGTACCAGGTGCACTGGGTGTGCAAGGAGCGCAGGGAGTGCTGGAAGCGCCGGGAACACCGGAAGTACCAGATGTGTCAGGCGCGCTGGGAGCGCAGAGAGTGGCTGGAGTTTCGGGTGCGTTGGAGGAGACCAGGGCGTCGGGTCCTGTTCCCGCTTCCCGCCAGGAGATCCGTACCGCCTCACTGTCCGCCGCCGGCCCCGGCGTCGCGGTCGGTCACCGGCTCCCCGACCTGGTGACCGACCGCCCCGCGTACCTCGCCCAGGCGGTTCTCGCCCAGGTGCTCGGCCGGTCCCGGCTGCCCGCGCTGGCCCGGTCGGCCCGGGACGGGCACCGACTCACCTCCGCCACCGTCACCTGCGGGTACCACGGCCAGTGGCTCGCCTCCGCCGCGCCCGACCTGACCCTCGCCGTGCTCGGCCGGGCGGCCGGGACCGGGGTCGACGCTGCCATGGACGTCTGGCGGTCCGTCCTGCGGTCCGTGGCCGACCGGCCCCTCTCCGAGACCGAGCACCGGCGTGCGGTGAACTCGCTGCTCGTCGCCTGGCACCGGCAGGCCGACTCGCTCCCCACCCGCGCGGTCGCCCTCGGCCGTGACGCCCTGCTCCTGCCGGGCTCGGCGGGTCCCGACGCGCTGCCCGCCGAGCTGCGCCGCACGACCCCCGCCGAGGTGTCGGCGGCGGCCCGTGCCCTGCTCGAAGGGCCCACCACCGTGACCGAACTCGTCCCGCAGGAAGGCATAGCCGGATGA
- a CDS encoding class I SAM-dependent methyltransferase, with protein sequence METSEIPEDGETADGTGGFGAAITAAYSDALAGVYDDIYPSTPDLDDIATYLLTLTAPGASVLELGVGTGRVALPLAERGFDVTGVESSEGMLARLAEKDPEGRITPVHGDFAGLDLGRAFDVVLAPFNVLCCAMAVDEQIALMHAMARHVTADGHVVIETFDPSDYHVQKKNEVNTYPIGARGALIESVGVLPASQNMMLQSTLFLDGDAPRSATTVMRYVWPGELDLLGAIAGLELVGRYAGWREQPFDGGDSRKMCVSVFRPLNSGG encoded by the coding sequence GTGGAGACTTCTGAGATTCCTGAGGACGGCGAAACCGCCGACGGCACAGGGGGTTTCGGCGCGGCGATCACCGCCGCCTACAGCGACGCGCTGGCCGGTGTGTACGACGACATCTACCCGAGCACCCCGGACCTCGACGACATCGCGACGTACCTGCTCACCCTCACCGCACCCGGCGCTAGCGTCCTCGAACTCGGCGTCGGCACCGGCCGGGTGGCGCTTCCGCTCGCCGAGCGCGGCTTCGACGTCACCGGTGTCGAGTCTTCAGAAGGGATGCTGGCGCGTCTCGCGGAGAAGGACCCCGAGGGCCGGATCACCCCGGTCCACGGTGACTTCGCCGGTCTCGACCTCGGCCGCGCCTTCGACGTCGTCCTGGCCCCGTTCAACGTGCTGTGCTGCGCGATGGCGGTCGACGAGCAGATCGCGCTGATGCACGCGATGGCGCGGCACGTCACGGCGGACGGGCACGTGGTGATCGAGACGTTCGACCCGAGCGACTACCACGTACAGAAGAAGAACGAGGTCAACACCTACCCGATCGGCGCGCGCGGGGCACTCATCGAGTCGGTGGGCGTGCTGCCCGCCTCGCAGAACATGATGTTGCAGAGCACGCTGTTCCTGGACGGCGACGCCCCCAGGTCCGCGACGACCGTGATGCGGTACGTGTGGCCGGGCGAGCTGGACCTGCTCGGCGCGATCGCCGGTCTGGAGCTCGTCGGCCGGTACGCGGGCTGGCGCGAGCAGCCCTTCGACGGGGGCGACAGCCGGAAGATGTGCGTGTCCGTGTTTCGGCCGCTGAACTCGGGCGGCTGA
- a CDS encoding T3SS effector HopA1 family protein: MTLTPAPRLVAALDLVSVRADALEARVAGRRLTADSPRDLRGRLTNALYEEFHAGNGAHRREADAPPRRTLRDSALERRLSAAVPHATTPVTGRLLEVGDGGELVVRLPEITARLTADRLIGPGAPVPGELVEVALEAARPALSPGFFYVMGSRPLPSPAGPVRRLFLHARDADGAVGLWTAALAALEGVGARYHAKVLSDEDDYPRRDSVVVYLHGDHVPAERAVAEAVRDLPGLGSDTSLFTARLAPGVAAAWDPRDPRPGRDGMSFGQHRSFALATALVDHAQAPGSGDLADHVVRAFREAGIDPELPENNLAGTTITATAGV; encoded by the coding sequence ATGACCCTCACCCCCGCGCCGCGTCTCGTCGCCGCGCTCGACCTCGTGTCCGTACGCGCCGACGCCCTCGAAGCGCGGGTCGCCGGGCGGAGGCTGACCGCGGACAGCCCGCGCGACCTGCGCGGGCGGCTCACCAACGCGCTGTACGAGGAGTTCCACGCCGGGAACGGGGCGCACCGCCGGGAAGCGGACGCCCCGCCCCGCCGTACGCTGCGCGACTCCGCGCTGGAACGCCGCCTCTCCGCGGCCGTGCCGCACGCCACGACACCGGTCACCGGCCGGCTGCTGGAGGTCGGGGACGGCGGTGAACTGGTCGTACGGCTGCCGGAGATCACCGCGCGGCTCACCGCCGACCGGCTCATCGGCCCCGGTGCGCCCGTCCCCGGCGAACTGGTCGAGGTCGCCCTTGAGGCGGCACGGCCCGCCCTCTCGCCCGGCTTCTTCTACGTGATGGGCTCGCGACCCCTGCCCTCTCCCGCGGGTCCGGTCCGCCGACTCTTCCTGCACGCCCGCGACGCGGACGGGGCCGTCGGGCTGTGGACCGCCGCGCTGGCCGCGCTGGAGGGCGTCGGGGCGCGGTACCACGCCAAGGTCCTGTCAGACGAGGACGACTACCCGCGCCGCGACAGCGTCGTCGTCTATCTGCACGGCGACCACGTGCCGGCCGAGCGGGCGGTGGCCGAAGCCGTACGGGACCTGCCGGGCCTCGGCTCCGACACTTCGCTCTTCACCGCCAGGCTCGCGCCCGGCGTCGCCGCCGCGTGGGACCCGCGCGATCCGCGGCCCGGCCGTGACGGCATGAGCTTCGGGCAGCACCGCAGCTTCGCGCTGGCCACAGCCCTCGTAGACCACGCGCAGGCGCCCGGGTCCGGCGACCTCGCCGACCACGTCGTACGTGCCTTCCGCGAAGCGGGCATCGACCCCGAGCTCCCCGAGAACAACCTTGCCGGAACCACCATCACCGCGACCGCTGGAGTGTGA